A genomic segment from Streptosporangium roseum DSM 43021 encodes:
- the ureG gene encoding urease accessory protein UreG, with protein MENVLKVGIGGPVGSGKTALIEAVVPLLIERGHSPGVITNDIYTQEDAQHVRRSLAGVLDPDRVVGVETGACPHTAVRDDPTMNLAAGAEMLDRFPDIDILLFESGGDNLTLTFSPALADIYIFVLDTAEGEKMPRKRGPGITDSDLLVINKIDIAKYVRTDLSVMEGDAHHVRAGRPVVLTDCLTGTGVAEVADFIEVRGAVACSSAR; from the coding sequence GTGGAGAACGTACTGAAGGTAGGCATCGGCGGCCCCGTGGGCTCCGGCAAGACGGCCCTCATCGAGGCCGTGGTGCCTCTCCTGATCGAGCGCGGGCACAGTCCGGGCGTCATCACCAACGACATCTACACCCAGGAGGACGCCCAGCACGTCCGCCGCTCGCTGGCCGGCGTCCTCGACCCGGACCGGGTGGTCGGCGTCGAGACCGGGGCCTGCCCGCACACCGCGGTCCGGGACGACCCCACCATGAACCTCGCCGCGGGCGCCGAGATGCTCGACAGGTTCCCCGACATCGACATCCTGCTGTTCGAGAGCGGCGGCGACAACCTGACGCTCACCTTCAGCCCGGCCCTGGCCGACATCTACATCTTCGTGCTCGACACCGCCGAGGGCGAGAAGATGCCGCGCAAGCGGGGCCCGGGGATCACCGACTCGGACCTGCTCGTGATCAACAAGATCGACATCGCCAAATACGTCCGCACGGACCTGTCGGTGATGGAGGGCGACGCCCACCACGTGCGCGCCGGCCGTCCCGTCGTCCTCACCGACTGCCTGACCGGGACCGGCGTGGCCGAGGTCGCCGACTTCATCGAGGTGCGCGGGGCCGTGGCGTGTTCCTCGGCGCGGTAG
- the ureC gene encoding urease subunit alpha: MVSMSRKQYADMFGPTVGDRIRLADTNLVIEVEKDYNVGFYGDESVYGGGKTARDGMGSAPNATNHSGALDMVITNVVVVDPVLGVVKGDIGIRNGLIAGIGKSGNPNTENGVDPRLVIGPGTEVLSGEHTIATPGAIDSHVHLISPQQVEAALSNGITTLIGGGVGPSDGSRGTTCTPGPWGISRMLQSFENLPINIGLMAKGNGSRPGPLSEQILAGACALKVHEDWGSTPAVIDNALAIADEYDVQVAIHTDTLNESGFLEDTISAIDGRAIHTFHTEGAGGGHAPDLLRIAGEPNVMPSSTNPTLPYTVNSMDELLDMVMVCHHLSHDNPEDIAFADSRVRAETISAETVMHDLGVISMVSSDSQAMGRVGESFTRAFQIAHHCKELRGKLPEDSDRNDNFRVLRYLAKLTINPARTTGISDAVGSLETGKIADIVIWQMYGFGAKPYIVVKGGQINWAQMGDPNASLPTPQPVYYRPMFGAFGRALPATNITFMSQAGIEAGVPGKLGLERMIRPVRGCRTIGKQDMVRNDALPTIEVDPETYKVTLDGEHAAIEPATRLPLTQLYFIA, translated from the coding sequence ATGGTGTCCATGAGTCGCAAGCAGTACGCCGACATGTTCGGCCCCACCGTCGGAGACCGGATCCGGCTCGCCGACACCAACCTCGTGATCGAGGTGGAGAAGGACTACAACGTCGGTTTCTACGGTGACGAGTCCGTCTACGGCGGCGGCAAGACCGCCCGTGACGGGATGGGCTCCGCGCCCAACGCCACCAACCACAGCGGCGCGCTCGACATGGTGATCACCAACGTCGTCGTCGTCGATCCGGTCCTCGGCGTCGTCAAGGGGGACATCGGCATCAGGAACGGCCTGATCGCGGGCATCGGCAAGTCGGGCAACCCGAACACCGAGAACGGCGTCGACCCGCGGCTCGTCATCGGCCCCGGCACCGAGGTGCTGTCCGGCGAGCACACGATCGCCACCCCGGGGGCCATCGACAGCCACGTCCACCTCATCTCCCCGCAGCAGGTCGAGGCCGCGCTGAGCAACGGGATCACCACGCTGATCGGCGGCGGCGTCGGCCCCTCCGACGGCAGCCGGGGCACCACCTGCACGCCCGGTCCGTGGGGGATCAGCCGGATGCTCCAGTCGTTCGAGAACCTCCCGATCAACATCGGCCTGATGGCCAAGGGCAACGGCAGCCGGCCCGGACCGCTGAGCGAGCAGATCCTGGCCGGGGCGTGCGCGCTGAAGGTCCACGAGGACTGGGGTTCGACCCCCGCGGTGATCGACAACGCGCTGGCGATCGCCGACGAGTACGACGTCCAGGTCGCCATCCACACCGACACCTTGAACGAGAGCGGTTTCCTGGAGGACACGATCAGCGCCATCGACGGGCGCGCGATCCACACCTTCCACACCGAGGGCGCGGGCGGCGGCCACGCCCCCGACCTGCTCCGGATCGCCGGCGAGCCGAACGTGATGCCCTCCTCGACCAACCCGACGCTGCCCTACACCGTCAACTCCATGGACGAGCTCCTGGACATGGTGATGGTCTGCCACCACCTCAGCCACGACAACCCCGAGGACATCGCCTTCGCCGACAGCCGGGTCCGCGCCGAGACCATCTCCGCCGAGACCGTCATGCACGACCTGGGCGTGATCAGCATGGTCTCCTCCGACTCGCAGGCGATGGGCCGGGTCGGGGAGTCCTTCACCCGGGCCTTCCAGATCGCCCACCACTGCAAGGAGCTGCGCGGCAAGCTGCCGGAGGACTCCGACCGCAACGACAACTTCCGGGTCCTGCGCTACCTGGCCAAGCTGACGATCAACCCGGCCCGCACCACGGGCATCTCCGACGCGGTCGGCTCGCTGGAGACGGGCAAGATCGCCGACATCGTGATCTGGCAGATGTACGGCTTCGGCGCCAAGCCGTACATCGTCGTCAAGGGCGGGCAGATCAACTGGGCGCAGATGGGCGACCCGAACGCCTCGCTGCCGACGCCCCAGCCGGTCTACTACCGGCCCATGTTCGGGGCGTTCGGCAGGGCGCTGCCCGCGACGAACATCACCTTCATGTCGCAGGCCGGCATCGAAGCCGGGGTGCCCGGCAAGCTCGGCCTGGAGCGGATGATCCGCCCCGTGCGGGGCTGCCGCACGATCGGCAAGCAGGACATGGTCCGCAACGACGCGCTTCCGACGATCGAGGTGGACCCGGAGACCTACAAGGTCACGCTCGACGGCGAGCACGCCGCCATCGAACCGGCCACCAGGCTGCCGCTGACCCAGCTCTACTTCATCGCGTGA
- a CDS encoding urease accessory protein UreD: protein MDRLSAEHYTVDRIPEAVARHAGVPDTLAVGSSGKVGVLELGFDRIGGRTELTGHYQKTPLQIMRPIYYDERRPQMPYVMLMSSGGGVLQGDRYRMDFTCGAGAEVNLTTQAATKIYKMEQDYATQLVTIEVGADGYLEYLPDPAIPFARSRFYQRTELVVDPSATVVLSESMLAGRLARGERNDYDAFCTDLEVSRPDGGILFADTLRLVPSDGGVTGPAVLGGFGVMASLFVVTAGAPATMVADTLHEALAPYGLRAGASVLPQDCGAWARVFGAESPEVNEALRAAWDAVRRLLIGVPSPRRRRP, encoded by the coding sequence GTGGACAGGCTGTCCGCCGAGCACTACACGGTGGACCGGATCCCGGAGGCCGTGGCCCGCCACGCGGGGGTCCCCGACACGCTCGCGGTGGGGAGCTCCGGCAAGGTGGGGGTGCTGGAGCTGGGCTTCGACAGGATCGGCGGGCGGACCGAGCTGACCGGTCACTACCAGAAGACGCCGCTGCAGATCATGCGCCCGATCTACTACGACGAGCGGCGGCCGCAGATGCCCTACGTCATGCTGATGTCGTCGGGCGGCGGCGTCCTCCAGGGGGACCGCTACCGGATGGACTTCACCTGCGGCGCCGGGGCCGAGGTGAACCTGACCACGCAGGCCGCCACGAAGATCTACAAGATGGAGCAGGACTACGCCACCCAGCTCGTCACCATCGAGGTGGGGGCGGACGGCTACCTGGAGTATCTCCCCGATCCGGCGATCCCGTTCGCGCGCTCCCGGTTCTACCAGCGCACCGAGCTGGTGGTCGACCCGTCGGCCACGGTGGTGCTGAGCGAGAGCATGCTGGCGGGCCGCCTCGCGCGCGGGGAGCGCAACGACTACGACGCGTTCTGCACCGACCTGGAGGTGAGCCGCCCGGACGGCGGCATCCTCTTCGCCGACACCCTGCGGCTGGTGCCCTCCGACGGCGGCGTCACGGGACCCGCCGTCCTCGGCGGTTTCGGGGTGATGGCCTCGCTGTTCGTGGTGACCGCCGGCGCCCCCGCCACGATGGTGGCCGACACCCTGCACGAGGCGCTGGCCCCGTACGGCCTGCGGGCCGGAGCCAGCGTGCTGCCCCAGGACTGCGGCGCCTGGGCCCGCGTTTTCGGAGCGGAGTCCCCCGAGGTCAACGAGGCCCTCCGGGCGGCCTGGGACGCCGTCCGCCGCCTGCTCATCGGAGTCCCGTCACCCCGCCGCCGCAGACCCTAG
- the ureB gene encoding urease subunit beta, whose translation MARKTRAHEGLPRHERYIYGDGEIEINQGRRKVSLTVRNTGDRAVQICSHYHFFEVNRAISFDRDAAFGMHLDLPAGNAIRIEPGDTHNVNLVEYGGGLRVYGFSGLVDGSVRGDKAHRLALERMDIFGFLDVPAGQDGSPDGAAEKAPPKKAPAAAAKKAPAASAKKAPAASTRKAPAAAAKKAPAASTRKAPAASAKKAPAASARKAPAASRKKG comes from the coding sequence ATGGCACGCAAGACCAGAGCGCACGAGGGCCTGCCGAGGCACGAACGCTACATATACGGCGACGGCGAGATCGAGATCAACCAGGGGCGCAGGAAGGTCAGCCTGACCGTCCGAAACACCGGGGACCGGGCCGTCCAGATCTGCTCCCACTACCACTTCTTCGAGGTCAACCGGGCGATCTCCTTCGACCGGGATGCTGCCTTCGGCATGCACCTCGACCTCCCGGCGGGCAACGCCATCCGGATCGAGCCGGGCGACACCCACAACGTCAACCTCGTCGAGTACGGCGGCGGCCTGCGGGTCTACGGCTTCAGCGGGCTGGTCGACGGCAGCGTCCGCGGCGACAAGGCCCACAGGCTCGCGCTGGAGCGGATGGACATCTTCGGCTTCCTCGACGTGCCCGCCGGTCAGGACGGGAGCCCGGACGGGGCGGCCGAGAAGGCACCCCCGAAGAAGGCCCCCGCGGCCGCCGCGAAGAAGGCTCCGGCGGCCTCGGCCAAGAAGGCCCCTGCGGCCTCTACGAGGAAGGCTCCGGCGGCCGCCGCGAAGAAGGCTCCGGCGGCTTCTACGAGGAAGGCTCCGGCGGCCTCGGCCAAGAAGGCCCCTGCGGCCTCCGCGAGGAAGGCCCCGGCGGCCTCCAGGAAGAAAGGCTGA
- a CDS encoding urease accessory protein UreF has product MNLASLLAQLQLTDSAFPSGLYTLSHGLEGYIQSGLAGPADLPGLLADLLRHAVGPGDATALVLAHRAAAEGDWDRLVAADRRLHAVKLTRELRSAATRTGRQVLDTAGRVFGGPAAGKLADLVRAGATPGNHAVVVGTVHAGLGVPERQAVAGDLFAFASSWTAAAVRMGRVDFRQAQAILYGAHPDIARAAAIALAARSPYDIHASVPLADIVSAAHERAEARLFTT; this is encoded by the coding sequence GTGAACCTCGCCTCGCTGCTGGCCCAGCTCCAGCTGACCGACTCGGCCTTTCCGAGCGGTCTCTACACGCTGTCGCACGGCCTGGAGGGCTACATCCAGTCAGGCCTGGCGGGTCCGGCGGACCTGCCGGGCCTGCTGGCCGACCTGCTCCGCCACGCCGTGGGGCCGGGCGACGCGACGGCACTGGTGCTCGCGCACCGCGCGGCGGCCGAGGGGGACTGGGACCGGCTGGTGGCGGCCGACCGGCGGCTGCACGCCGTCAAGCTCACCCGCGAGCTCAGGTCGGCCGCCACCCGGACCGGCCGCCAGGTCCTGGACACCGCCGGCCGCGTCTTCGGGGGGCCGGCCGCCGGGAAACTGGCGGACCTGGTGAGGGCGGGGGCCACGCCGGGCAACCACGCGGTCGTGGTCGGGACGGTCCACGCCGGCCTGGGGGTGCCCGAGAGGCAGGCGGTCGCCGGGGACCTGTTCGCCTTCGCCTCCAGCTGGACCGCCGCCGCCGTCCGCATGGGCAGGGTGGACTTCCGCCAGGCCCAGGCCATCCTGTACGGCGCGCACCCCGACATCGCGCGCGCCGCGGCGATCGCCCTGGCGGCCCGGAGCCCGTACGACATCCATGCCTCGGTGCCCCTCGCCGACATCGTCTCCGCCGCCCACGAGCGGGCCGAGGCCCGCCTCTTCACCACCTGA